The window CCCCGGCTTTCGCGAAGTGACCGGCCGCCGGTTTGGTGACGCGATTCGCGCGGCGTTTGCCAAATGCGATTTGCACCGCGGAGTAGCCGTCGATTTCGGCTGTCTTGACCTGTACGATGCGGTTATTCGACACGTCAAGCACGGTGACGGGAACTGTCGCTCCATCGTCGTTGTACAGGCGCATCATGCCGACTTTACGGCCCAGCAATCCCAAACTCATTTGTTTTCCTTGATTGCATTCCGGTTACGATTGACCGAAAGTTTGCAAACACTAAAGCTTGATTTCAACATCCACGCCGGCAGGAAGATCGAGCTTCATCAAAGCATCGACCGTCTTGTCGGTCGGATCGATGATGTCCATCAGCCGCAGGTGCGTGCGAATCTCGAACTGATCGCGCGATGTCTTGTTGACGTGCGGCGAACGCAAAACATCGAATCGCTCGATGCGCGTCGGCAACGGAACCGGGCCTTTCACCACCGCGCCAGTACGCTTTGCGGTTTCGACGATTTCGAGCGCCGACTGATCGATCAGTCGATAATCGAACGCTTTCAAGCGGATACGGATTTTCTGGCTTTGCGGCATGGTTTCGATTTATGTCGTTGACCGTTCTATTCTAAAACCTTCGCCACCACCCCTGCCCCGACCGTCCTGCCGCCTTCCCTGATGGCGAAGCGCAGGCCTTCTTCCATGGCGATCGGGTTGATCAGTTGCACGGTGACGGAGACGTTGTCGCCGGGCATGACCATTTCGGTGCCTTCGGGCAATTCGATGGCGCCGGTGACGTCGGTTGTGCGGAAGTAGAACTGCGGGCGGTAGCCTTTGAAGAACGGCGTGTGTCGTCCGCCTTCTTCCTTGCCGAGCACATAGATTTCGGCGGTGAATTTGGTGTGCGGGGTGATGGAGCCGGGTTTACTTAGGACCTGGCCGCGTTCGACGTCTTCTCTCTTGGTTCCTCTCAAGAGAACGCCGACGTTGTCGCCGGCTTGTCCCTGGTCGAGGAGCTTTCGGAACATCTCGACCCCGGTGCAGACCGTCTTCTGGGTGGCCTTGATGCCGACGATCTCCAGTTCTTCACCGACTTTGACGACGCCGCGCTCGACGCGGCCGGTGACGACCGTACCGCGACCGGAGATCGAGAACACGTCTTCGACCGGCATCAAAAAGGCGCCGTCGATGGCGCGTTCCGGTTGCGGGATGTAGGAGTCGAGGGCGTCGGCGAGCTTCTGGATCGAGGGTTCGCCCAGTTCGGACTGATCGCCTTCCATGGCTTTCAATGCCGAGCCGATGACGATCGGGGTGTCGTCGCCGGGGAAGTCGTATTTACTCAGGAGTTCGCGCACTTCCATTTCGACCAGCTCCAGGAGTTCGGCATCGTCGACCATGTCGGCCTTGTTCATGTAGACGATGATGTAGGGCACGCCGACCTGCCTTGCCAGGAGGATGTGTTCGCGGGTTTGCGGCATCGGGCCGTCGGCGGCGGAGACGACGAGGATGGCGCCGTCCATTTGCGCTGCACCTGTGATCATGTTCTTGACGTAGTCGGCATGTCCCGGGCAATCGACGTGGGCGTAGTGGCGATTGGTCGTCTCGTATTCGACGTGGGCGGTGTTGATGGTGATGCCGCGCGCTCTTTCCTCGGGGGCGGAATCGATCTGGTCGTAGGATTTGACATCGCCGCCGAACTTCTTGGCCATGATCTTGGTGATGGCGGCAGTGAGTGTGGTCTTGCCGTGATCGACGTGGCCGATGGTGCCGACGTTGACGTGCGGTTTGGTGCGTTCGAATTTGCTTTTGGCCATGGTCGTCTTCCTGCTTATTTTTTGTTGATGATTGCTTCTGCTTCGTTCTTGGGCATTTCCGTGTAGTGCTTGAATTCCATGGTGTACGTTGCGCGGCCTTGCGTTGCCGAGCGCAGGGCCGTCGAATAGCCGAACATCTTGGCGAGCGGCACTTCGGCGCGGATTACCTTGAGACCGGGTAAATCTTCCATGCCCTGAATCATGCCGCGCCGCGAGCTCAGATCGCCGACTACGTTGCCCATGAAATCGGCGGGCGTTTCGACCTCGACAGCCATCATTGGCTCGAGCAGCACCGGCGTGGCTTTGCGCATACCATCCTTGAAGGCGATCGACGCCGCCATCTTGAACGCGTTTTCATTCGAGTCGACATCGTGGTATGAACCATCGAACAAGGTCACTTTTACGTCGACCACCGGAAAGCCCGCGAGCACGCCATTCGGCAGGGTTTCGACCAAGCCCTTCTGCACGGCGGGGATATACTCGCGCGGAACCACGCCGCCCTTGATGGCATCGACGAATTCGAAACCTTTGCCGGCCCCGTTCGGCTCCATCTTGAGCCAGACGTGACCGTATTGCCCGCGCCCACCCGATTGTTTGATGAATTTGCCTTCGACTTCGACCAGCTTCTTGATCGCTTCGCGGTAGGCGACCTGCGGCGCGCCGACATTCGCCTCGACGCTGAATTCGCGCTTCATGCGGTCGACGATAATTTCCAGGTGCAATTCGCCCATGCCGGAAATAATGGTCTGGCCCGACTCTTCGTCGGTACGGACGCGAAACGACGGATCTTCCTGGGCCAGGCGATTCAGCGCAATCCCCATCTTCTCCTGATCGGCTTTGGTCTTCGGCTCGACCGCTACGTGAATCACCGGCTCGGGAAATTCCATGCGCTCGAGTGTGATGATGCGATCCGGATCGCATAGCGTTTCTCCGGTGGTCGCCTCCTTCAAACCGACCGCGGCCGCAATATCACCGGCGCGGACTTCCTTGATCTCATCGCGCTGGTTTGCATGCATCTGCAACAAACGGCCGATGCGCTCTTTCTTTCCCTTGATCGGATTGTAGATGGTGTCGCCGGAAGACACGACGCCGGAATAAACCCGGAAGAATATCAACTGCCCGACATACGGATCGGTCGCGATCTTGAATGCCAGGCCGGCAAAGGCTTCGTCATCGGCGGCGCGGCGTACGGCGGCCTGACCGTTTTCGAGCTCGCCCTTGACCGGCGGAATATCGACTGGCGAAGGCAAAAAGTCGATAACCGCATCGAGCATGGCCTGCACGCCCTTGTTCTTGAACGCCGAACCGCACAGCATAGGCACGATCTCGTTGTGCGTCGTGCGCAAACGCAGGCCCTGTTTGATCTCGGCCTCGGAAAGCGCGCCTTCCTCAAGATACTTGTGCATCAATTCTTCGGTCGCTTCAGCCGCAGTCTCGACCATTTTTTCACGCCAGCTTTCAGCCTCCGCCTGCAATTCCGCCGGAATGGCGCGCTCCTCGTACTTCATGCCCTGCGTCGACTCGTCCCAGTAAATCGCCCTCATCTTGATCAGATCGACGATGCCTTCGAACTTGTCCTCCGCACCGATCGGCAATTGAATCGGAACTGGATTCGCTTTCAAGCGGCTTTTGATCTGCTCGAAAACGCGCATGAAGTTGGCGCCCGAGCGATCCATTTTGTTGACGAAGGCGAGGCGCGGAACCTTGTACTTATTGGCCTGGCGCCAGACTGTTTCAGTTTGCGGCTGCACGCCGCCGACGGCGCAGAACACCGTGCAAGCCCCATCCAGAACGCGAAGCGAGCGCTCGACTTCAATAGTAAAATCGACGTGCCCAGGCGTATCGATGATGTTGATGCGATGTTCGGGATGATGATTGTCCATCCCTTTCCAGAAGCAGGTCGTCGCTGCGGAGGTGATGGTGATACCGCGTTCCTGTTCCTGCTCCATCCAGTCCATGATGGCGGCGCCATCATGGACCTCGCCTATCTTGTGGGAAACACCCGTGTAGAACAGCACGCGTTCGGTGGTCGTAGTCTTGCCGGCGTCGATGTGCGCCATGATGCCGATATTGCGATACCGTTCAATAGGAGTTTTTCTTGCCACAGCCTTGCCTTTAAATCCTCAGTTCCAACAATTGTCTTCAATGGAGCGCGCTTTTGCTCAGAAACGATTCAGAAACGATAGTGGGAGAAAGCTTTGTTGGCCTCGGCCATGCGGTGCACTTCCTCGCGCTTTTTCATTGCACCGCCGCGGCCTTCCGCTGCTTCGGCCAGTTCGCCGGCCAGTCGCGCGCCCATCGATTTTTCCGAACGCTTGCGGGCTGCCTCGCGCAGCCAGCGCATGGCTAATGCCGTGCGCCGCAGCGAACGGACTTCGACCGGAACCTGATAATTGGCGCCGCCCACGCGCCGGCTCTTGACTTCAACGACCGGGCGCACATTGGTCAGCGCCTGGGTGAAAACATCCAGCGGGTTTTTTCCGGTTTTCTTGCCGATCTGGGCGAGCGCGCCGTAGATGATGCGTTCGGCGACCGATTTCTTGCCGCGCGTCATCAGCACGTTAACAAATTTCGCAACGTCCTGATTGCTGTATTTGGGATCCGGCAATATCTCGCGTTTCGGTACTTCTCTACGTCTGGGCATGGTTCAAACTTTTAAGAATCGAGCTTGCTACCTGTTTCGATCTAGCCGCGAAGTGTTTCGGCCTTGGCCGCAAAGCGCGCAGCGGATTCCTCCATGCGCGCCGCGGCTTCCACGCGTTTACGCACGCGCTAAGCAGCCTTTGGCCGCTTGGCGCCGTACTTCGAACGCCCCTGCTTGCGGTCTTTCACGCCTGCGGTATCGAGGCTGCCGCGCACTGTGTGGTAACGAACACCCGGCAAATCCTTCACGCGGCCGCCGCGAATCAGCACCACCGAGTGTTCCTGCAGATTGTGTCCTTCGCCGCCGATATAGCTCGATACTTCAAAACCATTGGTCAGACGTACCCGCGCAACTTTTCGCAATGCCGAGTTTGGCTTTTTCGGCGTCGTCGTATAAACGCGCGTGCAGACACCACGTTTTTGCGGACTGTTGCCTAGCGCCGGCACCTTGCTTTTCACGCGTTTTGCGGACCGCGGCTTGCGAACCAGTTGATTTATCGTCGGCATGGCGTTATCGAACACTCTTGCGATGCGCGCGGGCGCATCATTCAACCAAATTATTCAGATTAAAAAATCGGGGACGGCATGTCTGCCGTCCCGCGACATTGAATCAAGCATTTATTGATGCACGGCCGGACTTATCGATGCACAACCGGACTTATTGACGCACAGCCGACCACCGGGCCGTACGGGCTAAAAGACCGACGATTCTAGGGTCTAAGGTCTGGGGTGTCAAGCAACATGCTCCTTGGTTTCGGCCTGGTCCACGCTTTCTTCGCTCAACTCGCGGCCCTCCGCAATGTCGAGACCCAATTGCTGTTTCCGGCGCGCGTTGTGATAGGCCAAACCCGTGCCGGCAGGAATCAATCGGCCGACAATCACGTTTTCCTTCAGGCCGCGCAGATCGTCGCGTTTGCCCATGATCGCAGCTTCGGTCAGCACGCGAGTGGTTTCCTGGAACGAGGCAGCCGAAATGAATGAATCGGTAGACAGCGAAGCCTTGGTGATGCCCAGCAGCAGGTATTCGTAAACCGCTTCCTGCTTGCCCTCGGCGGCGACGCGTTCGTTCTCCACAAGTACTTCAGCCCTTTCCAGCTGTTCACCCTGGATGAAGCGCGTGTCGCCGGCGTCGGCGATCTGCACGCGCCGCAACATCTGACGCACGATCACTTCTATGTGCTTGTCGTTGATCTTGACGCCTTGCAATCGATAAACGTCCTGCACCTCGTCGGTGATGTAGCGCGCCAGGGCTTCCACGCCCAGCAAACGCAGGATATCGTGCGGATCGCGCGGCCCATCGACAATGACCTCGCCCTTGTTGACGACCTGGCCATCGTGCGCCATCACGTGCTTTTCCTTGGGAATCAGATACTCGTGCGGCACGTGATCGAGATCGGTGATTACAAGGCGCTGCTTTCCTTTGGTGTCCTTGCCGAACGAGACGGTCCCCGTCACCTCGGCCAGTACGCCGGCATCTTTCGGCGAACGCGCTTCGAACAATTCGGCGACGCGCGGCAAGCCACCCGTGATGTCGCGCGTTTTGCTGGTCTCCTGCGGAATACGCGCGAGCACTTCGCCGACCGAGACTTGCTGACTGTCCTTGACCGTGATCAGCGAACCCACCTGGAAAGTGATGTTGACCGACAGGTCGGAGCCGGCCATCTTGATCTCCTCGCCTTTCGGTCCGAGCAGCTTGACCTGCGGACGCAAACCCTTCGCCTGAGCCGCGCCGCGACGCTTCGGGTCGATCACGACCAGGGTAGACAGGCCGGTTACCTCATCGATCTGCTTGGCGACCGTGACGTTTTCCTCAACGTTCTCGAAATGCACGGTGCCCGCGTATTCGGTGATGATCGGACGGGTGTGCGGATCCCACGACGCGAGCAATTGACCGGCCTTGACGGCGTCGCCGTCCTTGATCATCAGGGTTGCGCCGTAGGGCACTTTATGCCGCTCGCGCTCGCGGCCGGCATCGTCCTGAATGACCACTTCGCCGCTGCGCGAAATTACGACCTGCTCCTTGCGCGCGTTACTCACGTAGCGCATGACCTGGGTGAAGCGCGCGGTACCGTTCGACTTGCTCTCGACCTGGCTGACGACCGCCGTACGCGACGCCGCGCCACCGATGTGGAAGGTGCGCATCGTGAGCTGTGTTCCCGGCTCGCCGATCGATTGCGCGGCGATCACGCCGACCGCTTCGCCGACCGCGACCATCTGGCCGCGGCCGAGATCGCGTCCGTAGCAT is drawn from Burkholderiales bacterium and contains these coding sequences:
- the rpsJ gene encoding 30S ribosomal protein S10; this translates as MPQSQKIRIRLKAFDYRLIDQSALEIVETAKRTGAVVKGPVPLPTRIERFDVLRSPHVNKTSRDQFEIRTHLRLMDIIDPTDKTVDALMKLDLPAGVDVEIKL
- the tuf gene encoding elongation factor Tu; this translates as MAKSKFERTKPHVNVGTIGHVDHGKTTLTAAITKIMAKKFGGDVKSYDQIDSAPEERARGITINTAHVEYETTNRHYAHVDCPGHADYVKNMITGAAQMDGAILVVSAADGPMPQTREHILLARQVGVPYIIVYMNKADMVDDAELLELVEMEVRELLSKYDFPGDDTPIVIGSALKAMEGDQSELGEPSIQKLADALDSYIPQPERAIDGAFLMPVEDVFSISGRGTVVTGRVERGVVKVGEELEIVGIKATQKTVCTGVEMFRKLLDQGQAGDNVGVLLRGTKREDVERGQVLSKPGSITPHTKFTAEIYVLGKEEGGRHTPFFKGYRPQFYFRTTDVTGAIELPEGTEMVMPGDNVSVTVQLINPIAMEEGLRFAIREGGRTVGAGVVAKVLE
- the fusA gene encoding elongation factor G gives rise to the protein MARKTPIERYRNIGIMAHIDAGKTTTTERVLFYTGVSHKIGEVHDGAAIMDWMEQEQERGITITSAATTCFWKGMDNHHPEHRINIIDTPGHVDFTIEVERSLRVLDGACTVFCAVGGVQPQTETVWRQANKYKVPRLAFVNKMDRSGANFMRVFEQIKSRLKANPVPIQLPIGAEDKFEGIVDLIKMRAIYWDESTQGMKYEERAIPAELQAEAESWREKMVETAAEATEELMHKYLEEGALSEAEIKQGLRLRTTHNEIVPMLCGSAFKNKGVQAMLDAVIDFLPSPVDIPPVKGELENGQAAVRRAADDEAFAGLAFKIATDPYVGQLIFFRVYSGVVSSGDTIYNPIKGKKERIGRLLQMHANQRDEIKEVRAGDIAAAVGLKEATTGETLCDPDRIITLERMEFPEPVIHVAVEPKTKADQEKMGIALNRLAQEDPSFRVRTDEESGQTIISGMGELHLEIIVDRMKREFSVEANVGAPQVAYREAIKKLVEVEGKFIKQSGGRGQYGHVWLKMEPNGAGKGFEFVDAIKGGVVPREYIPAVQKGLVETLPNGVLAGFPVVDVKVTLFDGSYHDVDSNENAFKMAASIAFKDGMRKATPVLLEPMMAVEVETPADFMGNVVGDLSSRRGMIQGMEDLPGLKVIRAEVPLAKMFGYSTALRSATQGRATYTMEFKHYTEMPKNEAEAIINKK
- the rpsG gene encoding 30S ribosomal protein S7; this translates as MPRRREVPKREILPDPKYSNQDVAKFVNVLMTRGKKSVAERIIYGALAQIGKKTGKNPLDVFTQALTNVRPVVEVKSRRVGGANYQVPVEVRSLRRTALAMRWLREAARKRSEKSMGARLAGELAEAAEGRGGAMKKREEVHRMAEANKAFSHYRF
- the rpsL gene encoding 30S ribosomal protein S12, whose protein sequence is MPTINQLVRKPRSAKRVKSKVPALGNSPQKRGVCTRVYTTTPKKPNSALRKVARVRLTNGFEVSSYIGGEGHNLQEHSVVLIRGGRVKDLPGVRYHTVRGSLDTAGVKDRKQGRSKYGAKRPKAA